The following proteins are encoded in a genomic region of Triticum dicoccoides isolate Atlit2015 ecotype Zavitan chromosome 1B, WEW_v2.0, whole genome shotgun sequence:
- the LOC119348782 gene encoding cyclin-B1-5-like, translating to MATRHNQQNAAAAPQPAANRGAAGKQKGAAAGRPGAGGNRRVLGDIGNVVHAHVLDGKIQLPAGINRPITRSFGAQLLKKAQAEPSKNAVAVPPAERAGLKPVAKKVPVKPAAAPRPEPAAAKIVTGSDEIRKPSEVSAPKTSRKKVVHTLTTVLNHRSKEASIDDIDKLDGDNELAVVDYIDDIYKYYKEAQHEWRPIDYMGSQTEVNPKMRAILIDWLVEVTHKFELMPESMYLTIYVIDRFLSLQAVPRRELQLVGMAAMLIACKYEEIWAPEVNDFISIADNSYSRQQILSMEKNILNSMAWNLTVPTPYVFLVRFAKAAGSNKELENMIFFFAELALMEYGLVTVRPSLVAASAVYAARCTLKRSPIWTETLKHHTGFAEPQLLEPAKMLVMAHAAAPDSKLKAIYKKYSCEQYGRVSLRAPAVAAPQRLA from the exons ATGGCGACCAGGCACAACCAGCAGAACGCGGCTGCCGCTCCGCAGCCGGCGGCCAACAGAG GTGCCGCAGGGAAGCAGAagggcgccgccgccggccgccccggTGCGGGAGGAAACAGGCGGGTGCTCGGGGACATCGGCAACGTCGTCCACGCCCACGTCCTCGATGG CAAGATCCAGCTGCCGGCGGGGATCAATCGCCCAATCACCCGGAGCTTCGGTGCCCAGCTCTTGAAGAAGGCGCAGGCCGAGCCATCCAAG AATGCCGTAGCTGTTCCTCCAGCAGAGCGGGCCGGCCTGAAGCCGGTGGCCAAGAAGGTCCCTGTCAagcccgccgccgcccctcgccctgAGCCGGCCGCCGCCAAGATCGTCACCGGTTCCGACGAAATCAGGAAGCCGTCTGAGGTCTCTGCCCCCAAGACCTCGAGGAAGAAGGTCGTCCACACCCTCACGACTGTGCTCAACCATCGGTCGAAG GAGGCCTCGATAGATGACATCGACAAGCTGGACGGTGACAACGAGCTGGCCGTCGTGGACTACATCGACGACATCTACAAGTACTATAAGGAGGCACAG CACGAGTGGCGGCCGATAGATTACATGGGCAGCCAGACTGAGGTCAACCCCAAGATGAGGGCTATCCTGATAGATTGGCTAGTGGAAGTGACCCACAAGTTCGAGCTCATGCCCGAGAGCATGTACCTGACGATCTACGTGATCGATCGCTTCCTGTCCCTGCAGGCGGTGCCGCGGCGGGAGCTGCAGCTCGTCGGCATGGCGGCCATGCTCATCGCCTGCAAATACGAGGAGATCTGGGCGCCCGAG GTAAACGACTTTATATCCATCGCCGATAACTCCTACTCGAGGCAGCAGATCCTGTCAATGGAGAAGAATATCTTGAACAGCATGGCGTGGAACCTCACCGTCCCCACCCCGTACGTCTTCCTGGTGCGGTTCGCCAAGGCCGCCGGGAGCAACAAGGAG CTCGAAAACATGATCTTCTTCTTCGCCGAGTTGGCGCTCATGGAGTACGGGCTGGTCACCGTGCGCCCCTCGCTGGTGGCAGCTTCTGCCGTGTACGCTGCCCGGTGCACGCTGAAAAGAAGCCCCATCTGGACGGAAACCCTCAAGCACCACACCGGATTCGCTGAACCGCAGCTCCT GGAGCCTGCAAAGATGCTGGTCATGGCACACGCAGCTGCTCCGGACAGCAAGCTCAAGGCCATCTACAAGAAGTACTCCTGTGAGCAGTACGGGCGTGTGTCCCTGCGCGCCCCAGCAGTGGCCGCTCCTCAGCGCCTGGCCTAG